The following are encoded together in the Montipora foliosa isolate CH-2021 chromosome 12, ASM3666993v2, whole genome shotgun sequence genome:
- the LOC137980062 gene encoding ATP synthase subunit C lysine N-methyltransferase-like isoform X1, which produces MDSESHVGIELQQENKMLKKSLFGKVVLGITGATALGIVLGTAPFVTPALRKICLPYVPATERQVTNIIKMAKTSKRQGSTMVDLGSGDGRVVFAAARHGYQAHGYELNHWLVWYSKLRARLQGLHKNATFSRADLWKVKLSNFDIVVIFGVAEMMPKLQEKLDVELKDDAQVLACRFPLPDWIPVEVIEEGMDSVWLYWKTSDATEK; this is translated from the exons ATGGACTCGGAAAGCCATGTTGGAATAGAGCTCCAGCAAGAAAACAAGATGCTCAAGAAATCATTATTTGGCAAAGTAGTTCTCGGAATAACAGGAGCCACAGCACTTGGAATTGTTCTTGGCACTGCACCGTTTGTCACGCCTGCTCTGAGAAAAATTTGCCTTCCTTATGTGCCAGCGACAGAGAGACAAGTTACTAATATTATAAAGATGGCAAAAACCTCTAAAAGGCAAGGATCGACGATGGTGGACTTAGGCAGTGGGGATGGCAGAGTG GTATTTGCCGCTGCTAGACATGGTTACCAAGCTCATGGGTATGAACTGAATCATTGGCTGGTTTGGTATTCAAAACTACGGGCCAGGTTACAAGGACTGCATAAGAACGCCACATTTTCCAGAGCTGACTTGTGGAAG GTTAAACTCTCAAACTTTGACATTGTTGTGATATTTGGAGTTGCTGAGATG ATGCCTAAACTCCAAGAGAAATTAGATGTTGAGTTGAAAGATGATGCACAAGTTCTTGCATGTCGTTTCCCCTTACCAGACTGGATACCAGTGGAAGTTATTGAAGAAGGAATGGACAGTGTATGGCTGTATTGGAAAACTTCAGATGCCACAGAAAAGTga
- the LOC137980062 gene encoding ATP synthase subunit C lysine N-methyltransferase-like isoform X2, with the protein MDSESHVGIELQQENKMLKKSLFGKVVLGITGATALGIVLGTAPFVTPALRKICLPYVPATERQVTNIIKMAKTSKRQGSTMVDLGSGDGRVVFAAARHGYQAHGYELNHWLVWYSKLRARLQGLHKNATFSRADLWKLCQSQGKNKVCRTADERKEKLKACKAKWKWLNSQTLTLL; encoded by the exons ATGGACTCGGAAAGCCATGTTGGAATAGAGCTCCAGCAAGAAAACAAGATGCTCAAGAAATCATTATTTGGCAAAGTAGTTCTCGGAATAACAGGAGCCACAGCACTTGGAATTGTTCTTGGCACTGCACCGTTTGTCACGCCTGCTCTGAGAAAAATTTGCCTTCCTTATGTGCCAGCGACAGAGAGACAAGTTACTAATATTATAAAGATGGCAAAAACCTCTAAAAGGCAAGGATCGACGATGGTGGACTTAGGCAGTGGGGATGGCAGAGTG GTATTTGCCGCTGCTAGACATGGTTACCAAGCTCATGGGTATGAACTGAATCATTGGCTGGTTTGGTATTCAAAACTACGGGCCAGGTTACAAGGACTGCATAAGAACGCCACATTTTCCAGAGCTGACTTGTGGAAG CTGTGCCAAAGTCAgggcaaaaacaaagtttgcaGGACAGCAGATGAGCGCAAAGAGAAGTTAAAAGCATGCAAAGCCAAATGGAAATG GTTAAACTCTCAAACTTTGACATTGTTGTGA